In Desulfovibrio aminophilus DSM 12254, a single window of DNA contains:
- a CDS encoding flagellar basal body L-ring protein FlgH, with translation MNKPVLCFAALALLATGCAPSRHPTTMPELTQPMIEEPEPQDNPGSLFSAGGAEYLYDDNRATRVGDIVMVVVSETTSAKNKATTTATREGTTDISASAMPGAGLGGIVTRPLGLTAGAQFNTTNKNDFTGSGETKRDSYFTTTVATRIVRMLPGRVMQVEGARQIRVNDENQILVVRGLVRQRDISSDNTVPSSNLAQAQIEVYGEGIVADKQKPGWLARILDNLWPY, from the coding sequence ATGAACAAGCCCGTCCTGTGTTTCGCCGCCCTGGCCCTGCTGGCCACCGGATGCGCCCCGAGCCGCCATCCCACGACCATGCCAGAATTGACCCAGCCCATGATCGAGGAACCGGAACCCCAGGACAATCCGGGGTCGCTCTTCAGCGCGGGCGGGGCCGAATACCTCTATGACGACAACCGGGCCACCCGGGTGGGCGACATCGTCATGGTCGTGGTCTCCGAGACCACCTCGGCCAAGAACAAGGCCACCACCACGGCCACCCGCGAGGGAACCACGGACATCAGCGCCTCGGCCATGCCGGGCGCCGGTCTCGGCGGCATCGTCACGCGGCCGCTGGGCCTGACCGCGGGCGCGCAGTTCAACACCACGAACAAGAACGACTTCACCGGTTCGGGCGAGACCAAGCGCGACTCCTACTTCACCACCACCGTGGCCACGCGCATCGTGCGCATGCTGCCGGGCCGGGTGATGCAGGTGGAGGGCGCGCGCCAGATCCGGGTCAACGACGAGAACCAGATACTGGTGGTGCGGGGACTCGTGCGCCAGCGTGACATCTCGTCCGACAACACCGTGCCGTCCAGCAACCTGGCCCAGGCCCAGATCGAGGTCTACGGCGAGGGCATCGTGGCTGACAAGCAGAAGCCCGGCTGGCTCGCGCGCATCCTGGACAACCTCTGGCCTTACTGA
- the flgA gene encoding flagellar basal body P-ring formation chaperone FlgA produces MIGTARRALAVGLFSLLLCGAAFAAEGSGWRIVVKEAACTYGPRLLLSEIAEVRGAPPAGVWERLSTRELWRNAERPGRQTSVSRDQLEQLLRHYVPEVATRTWALPSQLTVQYGGALVDRFEIERQTVAFLTPRAAGLGGEAEFRDFRLPENVFLDNQYDHVEMELPGPLKPGRVNLRLKVVTPDGKVVRRLAASVFLDLWKAVPSASRPLNRMRPLDPADVTFLRKNVAYLPDVWDGRGGPWRVARPVGQGQPITMSSLEPLPAVIKGGRVMLVYHGERIQVAVKAEALSDADVGQMVTVRNLQTKKEILATVIDAHTVAVR; encoded by the coding sequence ATGATCGGGACGGCGCGGCGGGCGCTGGCTGTGGGGCTGTTCAGCCTGCTGCTCTGCGGCGCGGCCTTCGCCGCGGAAGGGTCCGGCTGGCGCATCGTGGTCAAGGAGGCCGCCTGCACCTATGGCCCCCGCCTTCTGCTTTCCGAGATCGCGGAGGTGCGCGGCGCCCCCCCCGCGGGAGTTTGGGAGCGCCTGAGCACCCGGGAGCTGTGGCGCAACGCCGAACGCCCGGGACGCCAGACCAGCGTGTCCCGGGACCAGTTGGAGCAACTCCTGCGGCATTACGTGCCCGAGGTCGCCACCAGGACATGGGCCCTGCCCAGTCAGCTGACGGTGCAGTACGGCGGCGCCCTGGTGGATCGTTTCGAGATCGAGCGGCAGACCGTCGCCTTTTTGACTCCTCGGGCGGCCGGGCTCGGCGGCGAGGCCGAGTTCAGGGATTTCCGCCTTCCCGAGAACGTCTTTTTGGACAATCAATATGACCATGTGGAGATGGAACTTCCCGGGCCGTTGAAGCCCGGACGGGTGAACCTGCGTCTGAAGGTGGTCACGCCCGACGGCAAGGTCGTCAGGCGGCTGGCCGCCAGCGTCTTCCTGGACCTCTGGAAGGCGGTGCCGAGCGCGTCCAGGCCGCTCAACCGCATGCGCCCCCTGGATCCGGCCGACGTGACCTTCCTGCGCAAGAACGTGGCCTACCTGCCGGACGTCTGGGACGGCCGGGGCGGTCCCTGGCGCGTCGCAAGGCCGGTGGGCCAGGGCCAGCCCATCACCATGTCCAGCCTGGAGCCCCTTCCGGCGGTGATCAAGGGGGGGCGGGTCATGCTTGTGTACCACGGCGAGCGGATTCAGGTGGCGGTCAAGGCCGAGGCCCTGAGCGACGCCGACGTCGGCCAGATGGTCACGGTGCGCAATTTGCAAACAAAAAAGGAAATCCTGGCCACGGTCATCGACGCCCATACCGTGGCGGTCAGGTAG
- the flgG gene encoding flagellar basal-body rod protein FlgG yields MMRSLWTAATGMVAQQTNIDVMSNNLANVNTTGFKKSRAEFEDLMYQTLRIAGSVNEGGNRIPTGLQVGMGVRPVTVHKFFTQGDFQNTGNPLDMAIEGDGFFLLDQNGQDVYTRAGAFKLDNEGRVVTANGYALQPEFTVPQDTVNVVITERGHISALDRNGQELAAADIPVYTFINPAGLNAVGRNLFTETEASGPAQQGTPGDDNFGTLAQGFLEMSNVEMVDEMVGLIVGQRAYEVNSKAITTADALLQTAINIKR; encoded by the coding sequence ATGATGCGTTCCTTGTGGACGGCGGCCACCGGCATGGTCGCCCAGCAGACCAACATCGACGTGATGTCCAACAACCTGGCCAACGTGAACACCACGGGCTTCAAGAAAAGCCGTGCCGAATTCGAGGATCTCATGTATCAGACCCTGCGCATCGCGGGGTCCGTGAACGAGGGCGGCAACCGCATCCCGACAGGCCTCCAGGTGGGCATGGGCGTGCGGCCGGTGACCGTGCACAAGTTCTTCACCCAGGGAGACTTCCAGAATACCGGCAATCCCCTGGACATGGCCATCGAGGGTGACGGATTCTTCCTCCTGGACCAGAACGGCCAGGACGTCTACACCCGCGCCGGGGCCTTCAAGCTGGACAACGAGGGCCGCGTGGTCACGGCCAACGGCTATGCCCTCCAGCCCGAGTTCACCGTGCCACAGGATACGGTGAACGTGGTCATCACCGAGCGCGGGCACATCTCGGCCTTGGACCGCAACGGCCAGGAACTGGCCGCAGCGGACATCCCCGTCTACACCTTCATCAACCCGGCAGGCCTGAACGCCGTGGGCCGAAACCTGTTCACCGAGACCGAGGCCTCCGGCCCGGCCCAGCAGGGCACGCCCGGCGACGACAACTTCGGCACCTTGGCCCAGGGCTTCCTGGAGATGTCCAACGTGGAGATGGTCGACGAGATGGTCGGCCTCATCGTGGGGCAGCGGGCCTACGAGGTCAACTCCAAGGCCATCACCACGGCCGACGCCTTGTTGCAGACGGCCATCAACATCAAGCGCTAG